Genomic segment of Neoarius graeffei isolate fNeoGra1 chromosome 7, fNeoGra1.pri, whole genome shotgun sequence:
AGTCCTGAGGTTCACCTGTGAAAACTGTATTTGTTGTTCAAAAGGATAAACCAATACACAGACCAGCGAGCTGTCTCCGGGAGAAAAGGGAGACATGTTGACACTGAGAAAAGACGGACATCTGATCAGAGCCCAAAACAAACAAGTATGTAAatctgtaaatatcaggaaatgaaagctgacatTTGGATCCAGAGTTTAATTCCCACCACATACCAATGGAATACTATTAGTAACGTCTGATTTTtagaaaaaatttaaaaaataaataaataaataaataaaataaaaacaaagccACACTGACATTCCTTTCTTTAGTTCAGTAAACACGCAACCTATTTAACCATTTAAACGTGTACAGAGCCGACGTAAATTACGGTTTATACAGAGTCCTGTGAAGCTTCTTAAAATAAATTTTAGTTTAAAAACACACACTAGACTGTGAGTGTTTGGGGTTatttgttgaatttagtttgattATTACTGATAAAGCGCCAGGAGGTGTGCGAGAGACCTGAGCAGTGAGGAGGCAGGAAGTCGGCGAGTTGTCTCTCCGCAGTCGGAGTAAATCTCACACTCAGATTCCGCACTGGAGGTTTTCTGATCCAGGAAGCGACGCTGCTGTTCGATTCACAggactcctcctcctcttccattTCATCAGTCTGTTTATCTTCAGCCCCACCCTGAGAACACGGCGCCCCCTGCAGGAGGAACTCCCTCACATCCCCCAGCACACCAGGAACATCACTTTCTGCTGAAAACTCGCCAACATCACTGAGCCTCTCTTCAGCTTCCAGGCGAGAGGAGACATACGAGTTCTCCAAACCCTCCGGTTCTGCAGGTTCTACTTCCTCCAGGGTGTCGGGCGTGTCAGAGGGCACTTCCTGTTGGTGCTGCAGCTCTGTGCTCAGCGTGGTGTGTGTGACGGGAGAGTCGTACTCAGGAATATACGGTTTAATATCGAGTACAGGAGTGCCAGAGATCAGATCCACACCTGACAGGTGCAGGACATCACCTAGAGAACACAAGAGGACAGACATGAGGGGAGGGGGTGTGGCttctgtctgtcagtctcagtcaAGGTGGCGTGGCCTCTGACCTTTGTCTCGGTCACAGTTAAAGGGGCGTGGCCTGCGTGCTGAGTGATTGTCCTGAACTGTACTGCATGACGTTACACATTGCCTTTAATCATCTCTAAATAATGACCTCCAGAAGATCCTGACCTGTGATGGAGTCCAGTTTGGCGAGCGTGAGGCCGAGGGCATTGGGTCGGTGAGGGCTGCGTGTGGAATAAACTCCCACCTTCTCTCCATTCAGACGAGGAGGCTTCACTTTCGCTTTATAGCTCATGTGCCCATTCTTATGGAAGAGAAAGATGAGCCTGAGAAGGAACACAGACGAGTGCAGGACAGGAACAGGTTAGAGAGTGAGATGGTCCTGCAGTGTCTCCTCTTGACAGAATTATAACAACTTTCAccttataaacaaaacactcatacagcgtcttgaaaaagtattcatcccccttggtgtttggcctgttttgttgcattacaagctggaattaaaatggatttttggagggttagcaccatttgattcacacaacatgcctacaactttaaaggtgcacattgttttattgtgacacaaacaataattaagatgagaaaacagaaatctggagtgtgtataggtattcaccccccaaagtcaatactttgtagagccaccttttgctgcaattatagctgcaagtctcttggggtgtgtctctattagcttagcacatctagccactgggatttttgcccattcctcaaagcaaaactgctccaactccttcaagttagatgggttgtgttggtgtacagcaatcttcaagttatgccacagattcttaattagattgcggtctgggctttgattaggccattccaagacatttaagtgtttccctttaaaccactccagtgtagctttagcagtatgtttagggtcattgtcctgctggaacatgaaccttcatcccagtctcaaacctctggctgactcgaacaggttttcctccagaattgctctgcattcagtgccatccatctttccttcagtcctgaccagctttcctgtccctgcagatgaaaaacatccccacagcatgatgctgccaccaccatgcttcactgtaggaatggtgttctcagagtgttgggtttgtaccagacatggtgtttcccatgatggccaaaaagttcaattttcgtctcatttgaccagagaatcttcttccatgtgtttagggaatctgccacatgctgttgggcaaactccaaatgtgtttcttcagcaattactttttctggccactcttccataaagccccgcccactctgtggagtgtacggcttaaagtggtcctatggacagatactcccatctccgctgtggatctttatagctccttcagtgttctctttggtgtctttgctgcatctctgattaatgccctccttgcctggtctgtgagttttggtgggcggggccttctcttgtcaggtttgtagtggtgccatattctttccattttgctataatggatttaatggagctccgtgggatattcaaagtttgggatattttttataacccaaccctgatctatacttcttcacaactttgtctctgacctgtttggaggctccttggttttcatgttgtttgcttagtagtgttgcagagtcagggtccttccagaacaggttgatttatacagacatcatgtgacagatcatgtgacactttgattgcacacaggtggatcttaatcaactgattatgtgacttatgaagtgaattggttggagcagggggtgaatacttatgcacacttcagagttctgttttttcatcttattgtttgtttcacaataaaaaaaataaaagtgcacctttaaagtggtcggcatgttgtgtaaatcaaatggtgctaaccctccaaaaatacattttaattccagcttgtaatgcgacaaaacaggacaaacaccaaggggggggggaatacttttgcaagacactatcttCCCTTCATCACTGCTGATCATTACAGTTATTAAATCTCATTTACACTGTATATATTCATAAATTAATCCTGAACTGGACCTTAAACTGATTCTGGAGTCATATTTTAATTAGATTTTGAATTCCTGAATTAATGTCTTAAATGATTCCCAAATGAATCTGAATAATTTATTCCCTAATTAAATCCCGAATCTCATTTTGGCTCCTGAATGAACAGTGCTGTTCGTGTGTGAAATCGCCGTCTCCTGCTCCAGCAAACTGTTCATGAAAAAACCTTTCTACTTGAACAACAAATAACTgaaacctgaaccaaatcttggaaaaacacacacacacaccagacatgGGAGTACTGGTGCAGGCCGGTGAGAGCGTGTTCAGGATTATTGAACACAGAGGACTGGATTTTGAGACGAGCACGAGACGAGCTGCAGACGGTCGGCTGTCTGGGTGTGCCGTTCTTCTGagcaaaacaggaagtgatgaAGCCGATGGGGACGGTGCGGATACAACCtgagaaaagaagagaagaaaggaaGATGTGCAACGTGAACAAACTGTGAACAGTAAAACAACCTGAAGCTCGAAAGCTTCCTTTATAGATCACGACAAACATCTGACCTGCTCTGGTGTTTCCCCGTGACACAGATGGCGCCCTACTCCCTAATCCACACTGTGATACTCCAGTGCTGCCACCTAGAGGCCATGACCTGATCTGCAGCATTGCAGTAATGCAGGAAATATTAACAGGCCATTACCATGACTATCAGGTTTAACTGCATCATTGTGTATCTGTGTGTTtctacactttaaaaaaaaaaacattctgtatATCAAACTCTCGcaattaccagaggacccgccccaccactgtaaccctggttatgtaataggtgagaggctgagggctacagaaatggagattggcgccgcctaatgtgccatatggtgcgggaaggactttagtacatcaaggctttttcaaAAAGCAGTGCAGAACTGCAGTCCAGCTAATAACACGCAAGAGCAGGTTCACCAGCCCAGCGAACCCCTGTTCACCCTCAACCAATCTGAAGACATGTCAAAACTGAACAAGCGCTCAACTTTCCCTGCTTTACACCCGTGATGTGCGAAGACTCAAAAACGAGTCACTAAATCTGAACAACTCTTAAATTGAATCATTTCAAAAGCACAAAGATAGATTTTGGTGCATGATGTACGTTTCTTGGATGAACAGAGATGTCCAGAAGCACCGGTGACCGGTGGCTTTCTCCACCTACAGACAGTCTGCGCTGACTACCCGAtcaaacaaagaaagaaacccaatgggtacatgtggctactgcttataaataaaactgttttctgatcccatgtccaaacAGTAAATACAGCAAAAACACGTTCTCaatgatactcgcctcatctcttacaAACATCAAGCTGTGAGCCGCACCAGgactttgttcaaaatacagagcTGTGAACTAgatttattttcaaaatagtaagaaaacaCTTGTTCATTAATTGTCTTTgacgcattatttagtactaatgagcacattttgtttcacaagtgtaaagactctaaaataaaaaataaaattaaaaacttaAGGCGAATAACAGAAGTTTGGTATCCCCTTCTCAAGCTATCTGCCAAGAAGCTCAAAAAACCCTGACAAAACCTTtcttttgacctttcagaaggaccaaacaaaagctgtgattatCAAAAGGCaagttttcttaaaataaacaccacttactcgatatcgaatcagtagcctcggcgaatcatgaggtgaatttcgtttatctttttatctgctgatacGACGAAGTtatgaggtttctcttattttgtttctggttcCGAAGTTCATCAAGAAGCAGAACGgggaatcgaacttgatcaggataagtgctgactggttacgaagtttcgctattatTACACTcactcttacaacatgatgacatcatGGCtttgccactcgttcttgtgtacattTAATaacgcgagatcacgattcgctgttctggtgattgtaacgcgtatgcgcagtgcgctattgttacactcattcttacaacacaatgacatgGT
This window contains:
- the trmo gene encoding tRNA (adenine(37)-N6)-methyltransferase isoform X2; this encodes MLQIRSWPLGGSTGVSQCGLGSRAPSVSRGNTRAGCIRTVPIGFITSCFAQKNGTPRQPTVCSSSRARLKIQSSVFNNPEHALTGLHQYSHVWLIFLFHKNGHMSYKAKVKPPRLNGEKVGVYSTRSPHRPNALGLTLAKLDSITGDVLHLSGVDLISGTPVLDIKPYIPEYDSPVTHTTLSTELQHQQEVPSDTPDTLEEVEPAEPEGLENSYVSSRLEAEERLSDVGEFSAESDVPGVLGDVREFLLQGAPCSQGGAEDKQTDEMEEEEESCESNSSVASWIRKPPVRNLSVRFTPTAERQLADFLPPHCSDTGRPKFQFLKSPEEAAAAIRGVLSADPRSVYRRNRCSDRLFFFSLDTAHITCWFGDGFAEVLCVRPVMNPDGETPGPSETSSVTSSPI
- the trmo gene encoding tRNA (adenine(37)-N6)-methyltransferase isoform X1, with translation MSAGACGCSEHAQWLKQQVSVMRKELKNLRQYAESSVRAHRKHMTSMHSTLKDVLDKEQTTEKSPSSSAQSAAQTELSLERGCIRTVPIGFITSCFAQKNGTPRQPTVCSSSRARLKIQSSVFNNPEHALTGLHQYSHVWLIFLFHKNGHMSYKAKVKPPRLNGEKVGVYSTRSPHRPNALGLTLAKLDSITGDVLHLSGVDLISGTPVLDIKPYIPEYDSPVTHTTLSTELQHQQEVPSDTPDTLEEVEPAEPEGLENSYVSSRLEAEERLSDVGEFSAESDVPGVLGDVREFLLQGAPCSQGGAEDKQTDEMEEEEESCESNSSVASWIRKPPVRNLSVRFTPTAERQLADFLPPHCSDTGRPKFQFLKSPEEAAAAIRGVLSADPRSVYRRNRCSDRLFFFSLDTAHITCWFGDGFAEVLCVRPVMNPDGETPGPSETSSVTSSPI